Proteins found in one Streptococcus iniae genomic segment:
- the glpK gene encoding glycerol kinase GlpK: MSEEKYIMAIDQGTTSSRAIIFNKKGEKIASSQKEFPQIFPQAGWVEHNANQIWNSVQSVIAGAFIESSIKPSQIEAIGITNQRETTVVWDKKTGLPIYNAIVWQSRQTAPIADQLKADGYTDMIHDKTGLVIDAYFSATKIRWILDHVPGAQERAEKGDLLFGTIDTWLVWKLTDGAVHVTDYSNAARTMLYNIKDLKWDDEILSILNIPKAILPEVKSNSEVYGKTAPYHFYGGEVPISGMAGDQQAALFGQLAFEPGMVKNTYGTGSFIIMNTGEEVQLSDNNLLTTIGYGINGKVYYALEGSIFIAGSAIQWLRDGLRMIETSSESEGLARESQSDDEIYVVPAFTGLGAPYWDSNARGSVFGLTRGSSKEDFVKATLQSIAYQVRDVIDTMQIDSGIDIQQLRVDGGAAMNNLLMQFQADILGIDIARAKNLETTALGAAFLAGLSVGYWEDMDALKELNATGQLFKASMNESRKEKLYKGWKKAVKATQVFAQEDDID, translated from the coding sequence ATGTCAGAAGAAAAGTACATTATGGCTATTGACCAAGGAACAACAAGTTCTCGTGCAATTATCTTTAATAAAAAAGGTGAAAAAATTGCCAGTAGTCAAAAAGAGTTCCCACAAATTTTCCCTCAAGCGGGATGGGTTGAGCATAATGCTAACCAAATTTGGAATTCTGTACAATCTGTTATTGCGGGTGCTTTTATTGAGTCAAGTATCAAGCCTAGCCAAATAGAAGCTATTGGTATTACCAATCAACGTGAAACAACAGTTGTTTGGGATAAAAAAACAGGTCTTCCAATTTATAATGCTATTGTCTGGCAATCCCGTCAAACCGCTCCAATTGCAGATCAGCTAAAAGCAGATGGCTACACAGATATGATTCATGATAAGACAGGTCTTGTTATTGATGCTTATTTCTCAGCAACTAAAATTAGATGGATTTTAGACCATGTTCCTGGAGCGCAAGAACGTGCTGAAAAAGGTGACTTGCTGTTTGGAACAATTGATACTTGGTTGGTTTGGAAATTAACAGATGGTGCCGTTCATGTTACGGACTACTCAAATGCAGCTAGAACAATGCTTTACAACATCAAAGACTTAAAATGGGATGACGAGATTTTATCTATTCTTAACATTCCTAAAGCTATTCTTCCTGAGGTTAAATCAAATTCAGAAGTTTATGGGAAAACAGCTCCTTACCACTTCTATGGAGGCGAAGTCCCAATTTCAGGTATGGCTGGTGACCAACAAGCTGCCTTGTTTGGACAATTAGCATTTGAGCCAGGAATGGTTAAAAACACTTATGGTACTGGTTCTTTCATCATTATGAACACAGGTGAAGAAGTTCAATTATCTGATAACAATCTCTTAACAACTATTGGCTATGGTATTAATGGCAAGGTATATTATGCCTTAGAAGGTTCAATTTTTATTGCGGGTAGTGCTATTCAATGGTTGCGTGACGGTCTTCGAATGATTGAGACATCAAGTGAATCAGAAGGACTTGCTCGTGAGTCACAAAGTGATGATGAAATTTACGTTGTTCCTGCTTTCACTGGCTTAGGAGCACCTTATTGGGATTCAAATGCTCGCGGATCCGTTTTTGGATTAACACGTGGATCAAGCAAAGAAGATTTTGTTAAAGCGACCCTTCAATCCATTGCTTACCAAGTCCGTGATGTTATTGACACAATGCAAATTGACTCAGGTATTGATATCCAACAACTTCGTGTCGATGGTGGTGCAGCCATGAATAATCTTCTCATGCAATTCCAGGCTGATATTTTAGGGATTGATATTGCTCGCGCTAAAAATCTTGAAACCACAGCTCTAGGAGCGGCCTTCCTTGCTGGTTTGTCAGTTGGTTATTGGGAAGATATGGATGCTCTAAAAGAATTAAATGCGACTGGTCAACTCTTTAAAGCAAGCATGAATGAGTCTCGTAAAGAAAAACTTTATAAAGGCTGGAAGAAAGCTGTCAAAGCAACACAAGTCTTTGCCCAAGAAGATGATATTGATTAG
- a CDS encoding PepSY domain-containing protein yields the protein MKKRNFSLMLLTGLSVLALAACDMDKDDDHVQQSNSQKVTTHTKKAAITEEKAKAIALKDAGFAEGDVKNLTIKLETEDGQEVYDIEFDKDSKEYSYSIDSQNGDIVEKSSDNHND from the coding sequence ATGAAAAAGAGAAACTTTTCCCTTATGCTATTAACGGGACTTTCAGTATTGGCACTTGCAGCTTGTGATATGGATAAAGACGATGATCATGTTCAACAGTCTAACAGCCAAAAAGTAACAACTCACACAAAAAAAGCAGCAATTACAGAAGAAAAAGCTAAAGCAATTGCATTAAAAGATGCAGGATTTGCTGAAGGAGATGTCAAGAACTTGACCATTAAACTTGAAACAGAAGATGGCCAAGAAGTCTATGATATTGAATTTGACAAAGACAGTAAAGAATATAGCTATAGTATTGATTCACAAAATGGTGATATTGTTGAAAAATCTTCAGATAATCATAATGATTAA
- a CDS encoding DUF896 family protein, protein MDPKKIARINELAKKKKTVGLTGPEKVEQARLREEYIEGYRRSVRHHVEGIKIVDEKGNDVTPEKLRQVQREKGLHGRSLDDPKS, encoded by the coding sequence ATGGATCCTAAAAAAATTGCTCGCATTAACGAGTTAGCCAAAAAGAAAAAAACAGTTGGTTTGACTGGTCCTGAAAAAGTCGAACAAGCTAGACTGCGTGAAGAATATATTGAAGGTTACCGCAGGTCCGTTCGTCATCATGTTGAAGGAATTAAAATTGTTGATGAAAAAGGCAATGATGTTACACCCGAAAAATTGAGACAAGTGCAACGTGAAAAAGGCTTACATGGCCGTTCGCTAGATGATCCAAAATCATAA
- the glyS gene encoding glycine--tRNA ligase subunit beta, whose product MTKNLLVELGLEELPAYVVTSSEKQLGDKMASFLSENRLTFDAIETFSTPRRLAVRVLGLADKQTDLTEDFKGPSKKIALDKEGNFSKAAQGFVRGKGLTTDAIEFRDIKGEEYVYVTKHESGKMAEAVLAEIPTVLSNMTFPVSMHWANNSFEYIRPVHTLTVLLDDKALEMDFLDITSARTSRGHRFLGHETEITSANSYEAQLKEVFVIANPKERQDMIVEQIKAIEAQENVQVDIDAELLNEVLNLVEYPTAFMGSFDAKYLDVPEEVLVTSMKNHQRYFVVRDHNGNLLPHFISVRNGNEKGIHNVIKGNEKVLVARLEDGEFFWREDQKLVISDLVAKLAHVTFHEKIGTLAEHMERTGVIAAYLTQKAGLSEDDSKAVARASQIYKFDLLTGMVGEFDELQGLMGEKYALLAGENDNVATAIREHYLPNSAEGDLPKTKVGAVLALADKLDTLLSFFSVGLIPSGSNDPYALRRATQGIVRILDAFGWHISLAQLVEDCYQLSFDSLTYDHQEEVMAFIAARIEKMMGNHIPKDIKSAVLASSNDQVPQMIEMADALREASKADNYKEAVESLARVFNLAEKAEEGLTVTESFFENDAEKALFEAINALTLKGTASQALQELFGLTDKIIAFFDNTMVMVDDQKLKNNRLALLASLVEKANKLAKFNLLNTK is encoded by the coding sequence ATGACAAAAAATCTATTAGTAGAACTTGGACTTGAAGAATTACCAGCCTATGTTGTCACATCAAGTGAAAAGCAATTAGGCGATAAAATGGCGAGCTTCTTATCTGAAAACCGCCTTACTTTTGATGCTATTGAAACTTTTTCAACCCCACGTCGTCTAGCCGTACGTGTCCTTGGTTTAGCTGATAAACAAACAGACTTGACTGAAGATTTCAAGGGGCCGTCTAAAAAGATTGCACTAGACAAAGAAGGCAATTTTTCAAAAGCGGCACAAGGATTTGTCCGTGGTAAAGGACTGACAACTGATGCTATCGAATTTCGTGATATTAAAGGCGAAGAGTATGTCTATGTCACTAAACATGAAAGTGGTAAAATGGCAGAAGCTGTTTTGGCTGAAATCCCTACAGTCCTTAGCAACATGACTTTCCCGGTTTCAATGCATTGGGCTAATAATAGCTTTGAATACATTCGTCCTGTTCACACATTAACGGTTTTACTTGATGATAAAGCCTTGGAAATGGATTTCTTAGACATTACATCAGCTAGAACATCGCGTGGTCATCGTTTCTTAGGTCATGAGACAGAAATCACTTCTGCCAATTCATACGAAGCGCAGTTGAAAGAGGTCTTTGTCATCGCAAATCCTAAAGAACGTCAGGATATGATTGTTGAACAGATTAAAGCTATTGAAGCTCAGGAAAATGTTCAGGTTGATATTGATGCTGAGTTACTTAATGAAGTGTTAAATTTAGTAGAATACCCAACTGCTTTTATGGGCTCATTTGATGCCAAATATTTAGACGTCCCAGAAGAAGTTTTGGTTACGTCCATGAAAAATCACCAGCGTTATTTTGTTGTCCGTGATCATAATGGTAACTTACTTCCCCATTTTATTTCTGTACGTAACGGTAATGAAAAAGGGATTCATAACGTTATTAAGGGAAATGAGAAGGTTTTGGTTGCTCGACTTGAAGATGGTGAATTCTTCTGGCGTGAAGACCAAAAACTTGTTATTTCAGACCTTGTTGCTAAATTGGCACATGTTACTTTTCATGAAAAAATTGGGACTTTAGCAGAACACATGGAGCGTACGGGTGTTATCGCAGCTTATTTAACTCAAAAAGCTGGTTTATCAGAAGATGACAGTAAAGCAGTGGCACGTGCTAGCCAAATTTACAAATTTGATTTGCTCACCGGTATGGTTGGTGAATTTGATGAATTACAAGGTTTGATGGGAGAAAAATACGCCCTTTTAGCTGGTGAAAATGATAATGTAGCAACAGCAATTCGAGAACACTATTTACCAAATTCAGCAGAAGGTGATCTGCCGAAAACAAAAGTTGGTGCTGTTTTAGCCCTAGCAGACAAATTAGATACCCTGCTTTCATTCTTTAGCGTAGGACTTATTCCTAGTGGTTCAAATGACCCATATGCTCTTCGTCGTGCAACCCAAGGAATTGTTCGTATTCTTGATGCTTTTGGTTGGCATATTTCTCTAGCGCAGTTGGTAGAAGATTGTTACCAATTGTCATTTGACAGTTTAACTTATGATCACCAAGAAGAGGTTATGGCCTTTATTGCAGCCCGTATTGAAAAAATGATGGGAAATCATATTCCAAAAGATATTAAATCAGCAGTTCTTGCAAGTTCAAATGACCAAGTGCCACAAATGATTGAAATGGCTGATGCTCTACGAGAAGCTTCAAAAGCAGATAATTACAAAGAAGCTGTTGAGAGTTTGGCGCGTGTCTTTAATCTAGCTGAAAAAGCTGAAGAAGGATTAACAGTCACTGAAAGTTTCTTTGAAAATGATGCTGAAAAAGCTCTTTTTGAAGCCATTAATGCTTTAACACTTAAGGGTACTGCTAGTCAAGCATTACAAGAATTATTTGGCCTAACAGATAAGATTATTGCTTTCTTTGACAATACAATGGTTATGGTTGATGATCAAAAGCTTAAAAATAATCGTTTGGCTCTTTTAGCAAGCTTAGTTGAAAAAGCTAATAAACTAGCCAAATTTAATCTCTTAAATACCAAATAA
- the glyQ gene encoding glycine--tRNA ligase subunit alpha produces the protein MSKKLTFQEIILTLQHYWNDKGCMLMQAYDNEKGAGTMSPYTFLRAIGPEPWNAAYVEPSRRPADGRYGENPNRLYQHHQFQVVMKPSPSNIQELYLESLETLGINPLEHDIRFVEDNWENPSTGSAGLGWEVWLDGMEITQFTYFQQVGGLATSPVTSEVTYGLERLASYIQEVDSVYDIEWAPGVKYGEIFLQPEYEQSKYSFEISDQDMLLENFEKFEKEAGRALEEGLVHPAYDYVLKCSHTFNLLDARGAVSVTERAGYIARIRNLARQVAKTFVAERRKLGYPLLDEASRAKLLAEDSEEK, from the coding sequence ATGTCTAAAAAACTTACTTTTCAAGAAATTATTTTAACTTTGCAACACTATTGGAACGATAAAGGTTGCATGCTAATGCAAGCTTATGATAATGAAAAAGGTGCGGGAACAATGAGTCCTTATACCTTTCTTCGTGCCATTGGTCCTGAACCTTGGAATGCTGCTTATGTAGAGCCAAGTCGTCGCCCTGCGGATGGGCGTTATGGGGAAAATCCTAACCGTCTATATCAACACCATCAATTCCAAGTGGTTATGAAACCATCCCCGTCAAACATCCAAGAACTTTACCTTGAATCTCTTGAAACATTAGGAATTAATCCCTTAGAACATGATATTCGTTTTGTTGAAGACAACTGGGAAAACCCTTCAACAGGATCAGCTGGACTTGGTTGGGAAGTTTGGTTAGATGGTATGGAAATTACGCAGTTTACCTATTTCCAACAAGTTGGAGGACTTGCAACAAGTCCAGTAACATCTGAAGTGACTTATGGATTAGAGCGTCTAGCTTCTTATATTCAAGAAGTGGATTCTGTTTATGATATTGAATGGGCACCTGGCGTTAAGTATGGTGAAATCTTCCTTCAACCTGAATATGAACAGTCAAAATATTCTTTTGAAATCTCCGATCAGGACATGTTGTTAGAAAACTTTGAGAAATTTGAAAAAGAGGCAGGCCGTGCCTTGGAGGAAGGTTTAGTGCATCCAGCCTATGACTATGTACTCAAATGCTCACATACCTTTAACCTTTTAGATGCCAGAGGTGCTGTTTCAGTAACAGAGCGTGCAGGGTATATTGCTCGAATTCGTAACCTTGCAAGACAAGTTGCTAAAACCTTTGTAGCAGAACGTCGTAAATTGGGTTACCCCCTTTTAGATGAAGCAAGCCGTGCCAAACTTCTAGCAGAAGATTCAGAAGAGAAATAG
- a CDS encoding isoprenylcysteine carboxyl methyltransferase family protein, translating to MILVLMMTMFIIRLLFLKISIQNEKRILAEGGKEFGAKNSKFLTLLHIMIYFFALTEALLNKVRLDGIGLLGLSLMVFSIAMLYWVTHLLSGIWTVKLMLKKEHPYVDHWLFKYVKHPNYFLNICPELIGIVLLCHAQITATLLFPFYILSLYIRIREENQLLSEIIIPSTFKKTQLQ from the coding sequence ATGATACTTGTTCTTATGATGACGATGTTTATCATCCGTCTTCTATTCTTAAAAATATCCATTCAAAACGAAAAACGTATTTTAGCAGAAGGAGGTAAAGAGTTCGGAGCAAAAAACTCCAAATTCTTGACCTTGCTTCATATCATGATTTATTTTTTTGCCTTAACGGAAGCTTTGTTAAATAAAGTAAGATTGGATGGTATTGGTCTGTTAGGACTAAGTCTAATGGTATTTTCAATAGCCATGCTCTATTGGGTAACTCATTTGTTAAGTGGTATTTGGACGGTTAAACTGATGCTTAAAAAAGAGCATCCTTATGTTGACCATTGGCTTTTCAAATATGTTAAGCACCCTAATTATTTTTTGAACATTTGTCCTGAATTAATAGGGATTGTTTTACTTTGCCATGCACAAATTACAGCTACCTTGTTATTTCCTTTCTATATTCTCTCACTATACATTAGAATCCGAGAAGAGAACCAACTGCTTTCAGAAATTATCATTCCAAGTACCTTTAAGAAGACGCAATTGCAATAA
- a CDS encoding aldo/keto reductase: MMKTLKMNNGLEIPLLGFGTFKAADGQEAYQATLSALKAGYRHIDTAAIYKNEESVGRAIKDSGIAREELFITTKLWNDSHSYEGAKAALKASLERLGLTYIDLYLIHWPNPKAIRDSWESANAQAWAYMEDAVEAGLIKTIGVSNFMVHHLEALAKTAKIKPAVNQIRLAPGCYQADVIAYCKAKNIILEAWSPLGQGEIFTNETMLALAEKYGKTVAQIALAWSVYEGFLPLPKSVHENRIKENRDFFDIELSQEDAEMIKTLPDMAGIPDPDTKDF, from the coding sequence ATGATGAAAACACTTAAAATGAACAATGGTCTAGAAATACCACTTTTAGGTTTTGGGACCTTTAAAGCAGCAGATGGACAAGAGGCTTATCAAGCAACTTTATCAGCTTTGAAGGCAGGTTATCGCCACATTGACACGGCAGCAATATATAAAAATGAAGAAAGTGTTGGACGTGCCATTAAAGACAGTGGTATTGCTCGAGAAGAACTCTTTATCACTACTAAATTATGGAATGACAGTCATAGTTATGAGGGTGCTAAGGCAGCTCTAAAGGCTTCCTTAGAGCGACTTGGTTTAACTTATATTGACCTTTACTTAATACATTGGCCAAATCCTAAAGCTATCCGTGACAGCTGGGAGTCAGCAAATGCTCAAGCATGGGCTTATATGGAAGATGCCGTTGAAGCTGGCCTTATTAAAACAATTGGTGTCAGCAACTTTATGGTTCACCATTTAGAAGCTTTGGCAAAAACAGCCAAGATCAAGCCAGCAGTTAATCAAATCCGTTTAGCCCCAGGATGTTACCAAGCAGATGTTATTGCTTATTGTAAGGCTAAAAATATTATTTTGGAAGCTTGGAGTCCGTTAGGTCAAGGGGAAATCTTTACGAATGAAACCATGTTAGCTTTGGCTGAAAAATATGGAAAAACCGTGGCGCAAATTGCTCTTGCCTGGTCTGTTTATGAGGGGTTTTTACCATTGCCAAAATCTGTTCATGAAAATCGTATTAAAGAAAATAGGGATTTCTTTGATATTGAACTGAGTCAAGAAGATGCTGAAATGATCAAAACATTACCTGATATGGCAGGGATACCTGATCCGGACACAAAAGATTTTTAA
- the nagA gene encoding N-acetylglucosamine-6-phosphate deacetylase: MISYIKADRFYYLNHVKEAGYLAIKDGVFGEWQKNEPKDSEIIDYTGYQLAPGLVDTHIHGYAGADVMDNDAKGIHAMSQGLLSTGVTSFLPTTLTSDFDHLKDVSATLASVADQVKGAKIQGIYFEGPYFTEEYKGAQNPNYMKNPSLDEFRQWQEAANGLIKKIALAPERDGVEEFVSTLTKEGVTVALGHSNGTYDEAKAAVDAGASVWVHAYNGMRGLTHREPGMVGAVYNIPGTYAELICDGHHVSPVACDILMQQKGHDHVAMITDCMRAGGSPEGDYMLGEFPVIVEKGTARLKDSGSLAGSILKLKDGIKNVVNWGIASPEEAIRMSSYVPAVSVGIDDVCGQIKAGYAADFIVLDQNLELIATYLDGKKVYQAL; encoded by the coding sequence ATGATAAGCTATATTAAAGCAGACCGCTTTTATTACCTAAATCACGTTAAAGAAGCAGGCTATCTTGCCATTAAAGACGGTGTTTTTGGTGAGTGGCAAAAAAATGAACCCAAAGACTCAGAGATTATTGATTACACAGGCTACCAGCTTGCACCTGGTTTAGTTGACACCCATATCCATGGTTATGCAGGTGCAGACGTTATGGATAATGATGCCAAAGGTATTCATGCCATGAGTCAAGGCCTCTTATCTACTGGTGTTACGTCATTTTTACCAACAACATTAACATCTGATTTTGACCATCTGAAAGACGTTTCAGCTACCCTAGCATCAGTTGCAGATCAGGTCAAAGGCGCGAAGATTCAAGGGATTTACTTTGAAGGACCATACTTCACAGAAGAATACAAGGGAGCACAAAACCCTAATTATATGAAAAATCCAAGCCTTGATGAATTTAGGCAATGGCAAGAAGCCGCTAATGGCTTGATTAAAAAGATAGCATTAGCTCCTGAACGAGATGGTGTTGAAGAATTTGTATCAACTCTTACAAAAGAAGGGGTTACTGTAGCCTTAGGACATTCCAATGGAACTTATGATGAGGCTAAGGCGGCTGTAGATGCAGGAGCAAGTGTTTGGGTTCATGCTTATAATGGGATGCGTGGTTTGACGCATAGAGAACCTGGAATGGTTGGTGCTGTATACAATATTCCAGGAACCTATGCAGAGTTAATTTGTGATGGACACCATGTGTCACCTGTTGCTTGCGATATCTTGATGCAACAAAAAGGCCATGATCATGTGGCAATGATTACAGACTGTATGCGAGCTGGAGGCTCTCCAGAGGGGGATTACATGCTGGGAGAATTCCCAGTTATTGTTGAAAAGGGAACTGCTAGACTAAAAGACAGTGGTAGCTTGGCAGGTTCCATCTTAAAACTTAAAGATGGAATCAAAAATGTTGTTAACTGGGGAATTGCAAGCCCAGAAGAAGCTATTCGTATGTCTTCTTACGTTCCGGCTGTCTCAGTTGGGATTGATGATGTTTGTGGTCAAATTAAAGCAGGATATGCAGCAGACTTCATTGTTCTAGATCAGAATTTAGAATTGATAGCGACCTATTTAGACGGAAAAAAAGTTTACCAAGCACTCTAA
- a CDS encoding DegV family protein, which produces MTWKIVADSGCDLVELKTKSQELSYERVPLMLRIGNEVFVDDKGLDIDHMMDSMYAASAATTSSCPSPDAFMKAYEGADNVIAVTITGTLSGSHNSARLAKNMLLEENPNVNIHVIDSLSAAGEMDLIVAELECLISQGLSFDAVVEKITAYQKQTALLFVLAKIDNLVKNGRVSKLLGKVIGLLNIRMVGRASLDGQLELLQKARGQKKAVLAVVEELEKAGYKGGRITIAHRNNTKICQQISEKVKAVYPDAEIKTVPTSGLCSFYAEEEGILLGYEC; this is translated from the coding sequence ATGACTTGGAAAATAGTTGCAGACTCAGGATGTGATTTAGTAGAATTAAAAACAAAGTCACAGGAATTAAGCTATGAGCGCGTGCCATTAATGCTACGTATTGGTAACGAGGTTTTTGTGGATGATAAAGGTTTAGATATTGACCATATGATGGACAGTATGTATGCTGCTTCAGCAGCAACAACTTCAAGTTGCCCAAGTCCAGATGCTTTTATGAAAGCTTATGAAGGGGCAGATAATGTCATTGCTGTGACCATAACGGGTACCTTATCAGGAAGCCATAATAGTGCGCGCTTAGCAAAAAACATGCTTTTGGAAGAAAATCCAAACGTGAACATCCATGTGATTGATTCCTTGTCTGCAGCAGGTGAAATGGATTTGATCGTTGCAGAATTGGAATGTTTGATTTCACAAGGTCTTAGTTTTGATGCCGTTGTTGAAAAAATTACAGCCTACCAAAAACAGACAGCTTTGCTATTTGTTCTAGCAAAAATTGATAACTTAGTTAAAAATGGCCGTGTTAGCAAATTACTTGGAAAAGTCATTGGTCTTTTGAATATCAGAATGGTTGGACGTGCTAGTCTAGATGGCCAATTAGAATTATTGCAAAAAGCTCGTGGTCAGAAAAAAGCAGTCTTGGCAGTTGTCGAAGAACTTGAAAAGGCAGGCTATAAGGGTGGACGGATAACAATTGCTCACCGCAACAACACCAAAATTTGCCAACAAATCAGTGAAAAAGTCAAAGCAGTTTATCCAGATGCGGAAATTAAAACCGTCCCAACATCAGGTTTATGTAGCTTTTATGCTGAAGAAGAAGGTATCCTATTAGGATATGAATGCTAA
- a CDS encoding Cof-type HAD-IIB family hydrolase has protein sequence MIKLIAIDLDGTLLNHQKELVKENIEAVQAAAASGVTIVICTGRPKSGTKPYFEQLGLSENEFLILNNGCSSYQSRDWQLIQSAQLSLFDVSKLHQLCQDYPGVDLTLTAEQDFYVVSDHVPELVQYDGDLVFTTVKATSIEALQAKNDLIFQAMYMGEKPLLDQFEAAVRKDLEKDYSVVRSQDYILEIMPKNVTKAWALKALAEHLKIDSEHIMAIGDAANDLEMISYAGLGIAMGNASQAVKNLADAVTADCDHAGVAQAIKTHVLRK, from the coding sequence ATGATAAAACTTATTGCCATTGATTTAGATGGAACCTTGTTAAATCATCAAAAAGAACTTGTTAAAGAAAACATTGAAGCAGTGCAGGCAGCTGCGGCTTCTGGTGTGACAATTGTTATTTGTACTGGTCGTCCAAAATCTGGAACAAAACCATATTTCGAACAATTAGGCTTATCAGAAAATGAATTTTTAATCCTAAATAATGGCTGTAGCAGTTATCAGAGCAGGGATTGGCAACTCATTCAATCAGCACAACTCAGTCTTTTTGATGTCTCCAAATTGCATCAGCTTTGCCAAGACTATCCTGGTGTGGATTTGACCTTGACAGCTGAACAAGATTTTTATGTTGTCTCAGATCATGTTCCAGAATTGGTTCAATATGATGGGGATTTGGTTTTTACCACTGTAAAAGCAACTAGCATAGAAGCATTACAAGCAAAAAATGACCTTATTTTTCAGGCCATGTACATGGGAGAGAAGCCTCTTTTAGACCAATTTGAAGCGGCTGTACGAAAGGACTTGGAAAAAGATTACAGTGTTGTTCGCAGTCAAGATTACATCTTGGAGATTATGCCGAAAAATGTTACTAAAGCTTGGGCTCTTAAAGCCTTAGCAGAGCATTTGAAGATTGACTCAGAACATATTATGGCTATTGGTGATGCCGCAAATGACCTTGAGATGATCAGTTACGCAGGCTTAGGAATTGCCATGGGCAATGCTAGTCAAGCCGTAAAAAACTTAGCAGACGCTGTAACTGCAGATTGTGACCATGCAGGTGTAGCACAGGCTATTAAAACCCATGTTTTAAGAAAATAG
- a CDS encoding alpha/beta hydrolase: MKKRICLTLILGLISCVFIQPVAVKASDRSLKSWFIEQYFWLKGDKSYYSEQDEAEFQKYVNSAGETSNNGYTLEPSLVNGTLVKEEKHQMTVYSWNDKNDPNQKVILYLHGGSYLNNPTTYHIDMLKKISSQLDAKIVLPIYPKAPKYAYHQVMPLLVDLYQDVYMSRSQNAKNITLMGDSAGGGLALGLARALTYEPKPYPLAQPKDIILLSPWLDVSMSHPEIPAYESTDPILSAWGLKRVGALWAGDEGNVHHEYVSPKNGPLDKLAPITLFVGTREIFYPDVRDFEQRLSNENLRHNYFVGNGMNHAYPIYPISEADKAQRDIVQIINRPA; this comes from the coding sequence TTGAAAAAACGTATTTGTTTGACACTTATTTTAGGACTTATCTCTTGTGTCTTTATCCAACCAGTAGCAGTTAAGGCCAGTGATCGTTCGTTAAAAAGTTGGTTTATTGAACAGTATTTTTGGCTTAAAGGAGACAAAAGCTACTACAGTGAACAGGATGAAGCCGAGTTCCAGAAATATGTCAATTCCGCAGGAGAAACAAGTAATAATGGTTACACTCTTGAACCTAGTTTGGTTAATGGCACATTAGTTAAAGAAGAAAAACATCAAATGACGGTTTATTCTTGGAACGATAAAAATGACCCTAATCAAAAAGTTATTCTATATTTACATGGCGGGTCATATTTAAATAATCCGACCACTTACCATATTGATATGCTCAAAAAAATATCAAGTCAGTTAGATGCTAAAATAGTACTTCCTATTTATCCTAAAGCTCCAAAGTATGCTTACCATCAAGTCATGCCTCTTCTTGTTGATCTTTATCAAGATGTCTACATGAGCAGAAGTCAAAATGCTAAAAACATTACACTTATGGGAGATTCCGCAGGAGGTGGTTTAGCACTTGGATTGGCCCGTGCATTAACTTATGAACCAAAACCATACCCACTTGCTCAACCCAAAGATATTATTCTCTTATCGCCTTGGCTCGATGTCAGCATGTCTCATCCAGAAATTCCAGCTTATGAATCAACTGATCCTATTTTATCAGCTTGGGGATTAAAGCGTGTTGGTGCTCTTTGGGCAGGCGATGAAGGAAATGTTCACCATGAATATGTTAGTCCTAAGAATGGTCCTCTTGACAAGCTGGCACCAATTACCCTATTTGTTGGAACAAGAGAAATTTTCTATCCAGATGTCCGTGATTTTGAACAACGGCTAAGCAATGAAAATCTTAGACACAATTATTTTGTCGGCAACGGTATGAATCACGCCTATCCTATTTACCCAATTTCTGAAGCCGATAAGGCACAAAGAGATATTGTTCAAATTATCAATAGACCTGCCTAA